The Drosophila bipectinata strain 14024-0381.07 chromosome 2L, DbipHiC1v2, whole genome shotgun sequence genome has a segment encoding these proteins:
- the LOC138925695 gene encoding uncharacterized protein, whose protein sequence is MDNNATTSQTSQQPAQLPTNAFRLVHDPCPSSVSDSVIATRHQSICMPASLKDLILRKAPPTTSQPSSGISRSATNLSCEGGGASAPTTTTATPAVMLELPLIRLPNDDEEDERDKVVARDRQRERDRESADASGEKRDPSLPGTSRKWSKETLF, encoded by the coding sequence ATGGACAATAACGCCACCACATCGCAAACCAGTCAGCAGCCAGCTCAACTGCCAACGAACGCCTTCCGCCTGGTGCACGATCCCTGTCCCTCGTCCGTCTCCGACTCGGTGATAGCCACCCGGCATCAGAGCATCTGCATGCCCGCCTCCCTCAAGGACCTGATCCTGCGAAAGGCCCCTCCCACTACTTCCCAGCCCAGCAGTGGGATTAGCCGAAGTGCCACCAATCTGAGCTGTGAGGGCGGAGGCGCCAGTGCCCCAACTACAACGACTGCCACGCCAGCCGTCATGCTAGAGCTTCCTCTGATCCGGCTGCCCAACGATGACGAGGAAGATGAAAGGGATAAGGTGGTGGCGCGAGATAGGCAACGGGAACGTGATCGGGAGAGTGCAGATGCCAGTGGAGAGAAGCGCGATCCCAGCCTGCCCGGCACCTCCAGGAAATGGTCCAAGGAGACACTATTCTAG
- the Dim1 gene encoding thioredoxin-like protein 4A yields the protein MSYMLPHLHNGWQVDQAILSEEDRVVVIRFGHDWDPACMKMDEVMYSIAEKVKNFAVIYLVDITEVPDFNKMYELYDPCTVMFFFRNKHIMIDLGTGNNNKINWPLEDKQEMIDIVETVYRGARKGRGLVVSPKDYSTKYRY from the exons ATGTCGTATATGCTCCCACATTTACACAATGGCTGGCAAGTGGACCAGGCCATTCTATCCGAGGAGGACCGTGTCGTG GTTATCCGATTTGGTCATGATTGGGACCCCGCCTGCATGAAAATGGACGAGGTGATGTACAGCATAGCCGAGAAAGTAAAGAATTTCGCGGTCATCTACCTGGTGGACATCACAGAGGTGCCCGACTTCAACAAGATGTACGAGTTATACGATCCCTGCACGGTTATGTTCTTCTTCCGCAACAAGCACATCATGATCGATTTGGGCACTGGCAACAATAACAAGATCAACTGGCCACTGGAAGACAAGCAGGAGATGATCGATATTGTGGAGACAGTGTATCGAGGCGCCCGCAAAGGCAGGGGTCTGGTTGTTTCCCCCAAAGACTACTCCACCAAGTACAGATACTAA
- the LOC108123956 gene encoding uncharacterized protein translates to MMRLKGPYWALVVFLELLLGTVQINAYSQVLVSGSTDPNTDQGPRIFKALNTDLIFPRTFNSSENVVSTTEIPTTTVSTTSLPPIPYNHQPEAAISTTDSPFFVTPLAETEKPSDPAPEPIVEGASTGRAVDYRTAYPFGQLITPLLRGGSPQPYNKRPSQTRIYPQGRPSYYSSSSSRNPSRKTAQRPSYNKGFSDRFTPGEATAANVFKNQHSHDHSHDHSHDHSHDHSHGQDSKVASGSSAVNTYVAPSDAYSFPPLNTRYPSPSQDPKAALPSDTVTSYVAPPSGGLKSTGYVYPGPSMTSPGGYRYPGPISASNGDKDAAASSQSQSPTPDDDPGNDDTIGVLPASAMDNLPSKDQDGKDAGGGGAPADDMGDMGAPAGGGDMDGGGDDSSLPALHNDGSHGEDDHKYDPNMEYATPPPGWLESHPESAAPKPEDHDHGHDHDHDHIPDHDHVHDHHHDHYPGHFDYQPSYPDDTYPDVYYDDHPHHHHHVHHPPPPPPPPPPPPPPPPPPTEPPPPPPPPPEPRVKKYSYFYIGRKLWYIPLYFTVWFSFYILWLIIKSIGRHKVNLPNHYVTRRDAPDPFTTDQGRDEYINDMTVRVLEHIDSFKQKYLN, encoded by the exons atgaTGCGGTTAAAGGGCCCTTActgggcgctcgtagtgtttCTCGAACTCCTTCTTGGCACCGTCCAAATCAATGCATACTCCCAAGTGCTGGTCAGCGGTAGCACTGATCCTAACACGGATCAGGGACCCCGGatatttaaagctttaaataCGGATCTGATATTCCCCAGGAC TTTTAACTCCAGCGAAAATGTGGTATCCACCACTGAAATCCCTACAACGACGGTGTCGACGACCTCTCTCCCACCCATTCCCTACAACCATCAACCTGAGGCAGCTATTAGCACCACAGATTCACCTTTTTTTGTGACTCCTCTGGCTGAGACCGAAAAGCCAAGTGATCCTGCGCCTGAGCCAATCGTTGAGGGTGCCTCCACTGGACGTGCCGTGGATTACCGCACAGCCTATCCTTTCGGACAGTTGATAACACCATTACTACGTGGAGGAAGTCCTCAGCCGTACAACAAACGACCCTCACAAACACGTATTTATCCACAAGGTAGACCATCCTACTACTCGTCCTCATCATCACGAAATCCATCTCGCAAAACGGCTCAAAGGCCCAGCTATAATAAAG GATTCAGTGACCGCTTCACTCCCGGAGAAGCAACAGCCGCCAATGTGTTCAAAAACCAACACTCCCACGACCATTCCCACGATCACTCCCATGATCACTCGCACGATCATTCCCACGGCCAGGATAGCAAGGTGGCCTCTGGATCGAGTGCTGTAAACACCTATGTCGCGCCCTCGGATGCCTATTCGTTTCCGCCCCTCAATACCAGATATCCTTCGCCTTCGCAGGATCCAAAGGCAGCCTTGCCCTCGGACACAGTGACTAGCTATGTAGCCCCCCCATCTGGTGGATTGAAGAGCACTGGCTACGTTTATCCAGGTCCTTCCATGACCTCACCTGGGGGTTACAGGTATCCAGGACCCATCTCTGCATCAAATGGAGACAAGGATGCGGCTGCTAGCTCGCAGAGTCAATCCCCGACACCCGATGATGATCCTGGAAATGATGACACCATTGGAGTCTTGCCAGCCAGTGCAATGGACAATTTGCCATCGAAGGATCAGGATGGCAAGGATGCTGGTGGAGGTGGCGCCCCCGCAGATGATATGGGCGATATGGGTGCACCAGCTGGCGGTGGCGATATGGATGGGGGAGGAGACGATTCATCCCTTCCAGCGTTACATAACGATGGCTCTCACGGGGAAGACGATCACAAATACGATCCCAATATGGAATATGCCACACCACCACCCGGTTGGCTAGAATCCCATCCAGAGTCAGCGGCTCCCAAGCCAGAAGATCACGATCACGGTCACGATCATGATCATGACCACATTCCAGACCATGACCATGTCCATGATCACCACCACGATCATTATCCGGGTCACTTTGACTACCAGCCGTCCTATCCGGATGACACCTATCCTGATGTGTACTATGATGACCACCCACACCATCATCACCATGTGCACCACCCTCCGCCTCCTCCACCCcctcctccaccaccacctccaccaccGCCTCCACCAACTGAACCACCTCCACCGCCACCTCCGCCGCCAGAGCCGCGTGTGAAGAAGTACAGTTATTTCTACATCGGTAGAAAGCTCTGGTACATCCCACTGTACTTCACCGTGTGGTTCAGTTTCTACATCCTGTGGCTTATCATCAAGTCCATTGGCCGACACAAGGTGAACCTTCCCAATCACTACGTCACGCGGCGAGATGCTCCGGATCCGTTTACTACGGATCAGGGCAGGGATGAGTACATTAATGACATGACGGTGAGGGTGCTGGAGCACATCGATAGCTTTAAGCAGAAATACTTGAACTGA